In the genome of Falsirhodobacter halotolerans, one region contains:
- the flbT gene encoding flagellar biosynthesis repressor FlbT: MSGLVLKLGPHERVLINGVVIENGDRRTKLSICTPNANILRLRDAIHPDEATTPVRRVCYIAQLVLAGEADADQGRRQLLSGIEQLSQALTDADSRDLLTQATSAIMQDQTYLALKALRSLMPREDRLLAS; the protein is encoded by the coding sequence ATGAGCGGTCTGGTGCTGAAGCTGGGTCCGCATGAACGGGTCCTGATCAACGGCGTGGTGATCGAGAACGGGGACCGGCGCACCAAGCTGTCGATTTGCACGCCCAACGCCAACATCCTGCGCCTGCGCGACGCCATCCACCCTGATGAGGCGACAACCCCCGTGCGCCGCGTCTGCTATATCGCGCAACTGGTCCTGGCGGGGGAGGCGGATGCCGATCAGGGCCGCCGCCAGCTTCTCAGCGGGATCGAACAGCTGAGCCAGGCGCTGACCGATGCCGACAGCCGGGACCTTCTGACCCAAGCCACGTCGGCGATCATGCAGGACCAGACCTATCTGGCGTTGAAGGCCCTGCGCAGCCTGATGCCGCGCGAAGACCGCCTTCTGGCATCATGA
- the flaF gene encoding flagellar biosynthesis regulator FlaF: MTALYPHRDGYGQNLAATRSPRAIEYDVFARVTRALADTDRDAAFPTYAAALHDNLKLWTALAADLALEGNPLPADLKARLFYLYEFTAQHTPKALRKEVGVAVLVDLNTAVMRGLRGEG; encoded by the coding sequence TTGACCGCCCTTTACCCCCACCGCGACGGATATGGCCAGAATCTGGCCGCCACCCGCAGCCCGCGCGCCATCGAATACGATGTGTTCGCCCGTGTCACCCGCGCCCTGGCCGATACGGACCGCGACGCGGCGTTCCCCACCTATGCCGCGGCGCTGCATGACAACCTGAAACTCTGGACCGCCCTGGCCGCCGATCTGGCGCTGGAGGGCAATCCGCTGCCCGCCGATCTGAAGGCGCGTCTGTTCTATCTGTATGAATTCACCGCCCAGCACACCCCCAAGGCCCTGCGCAAGGAGGTGGGGGTCGCGGTACTGGTCGATCTGAACACCGCCGTCATGCGCGGATTGCGGGGCGAGGGATGA
- a CDS encoding flagellin, whose amino-acid sequence MSSILTNTSAMVALQTMKSINSGLNQVQSEISTGKSVANAKDNAAVWAISKTMESDVSSFESISDSLSLGQSTVAVARTAAETVTNLLTEMKTKIVAAQGENVDRGKMQTDISALKEQIQSVVGAAQFNGLNLVQGGGGMNVLSSLDRGANGVSATSIAVGSADLRTGGYTPAAAFTGSDGASAGADVFGFTMDAGATGTVAIDAAVLNAGDSLNLTIGGKPVSYTVTQADKDSTSAADVIANGVKKAIEAAGLNVSVDYDSANAGELVLTNDGAGDIAVSGQFRNAGSGGLSAMTGIDVSTDAAGALAAIEGLITTATDAAASFGSAEKRLSMQGDFVSKLTDAMKTGIGSMVDANMEEASARLQALQVQQQLGVQSLSIANQSPQSILSLFR is encoded by the coding sequence ATGTCTTCGATTCTGACCAACACCAGCGCCATGGTCGCCCTGCAGACGATGAAAAGCATCAACTCCGGGCTGAACCAGGTGCAAAGCGAAATCTCCACCGGCAAATCGGTGGCGAACGCCAAGGACAACGCCGCCGTCTGGGCCATCTCGAAAACGATGGAATCGGACGTGTCGAGCTTTGAATCCATCTCGGACAGCCTCTCGCTGGGTCAATCCACGGTGGCTGTGGCACGGACGGCGGCGGAAACCGTCACCAACCTGCTGACCGAGATGAAGACGAAAATCGTCGCCGCACAAGGCGAGAACGTCGATCGCGGCAAGATGCAAACCGACATCTCCGCGTTGAAGGAACAGATCCAGTCGGTCGTGGGGGCCGCGCAGTTCAATGGTCTGAACCTGGTTCAGGGCGGGGGCGGGATGAACGTCCTGTCGTCGCTGGATCGGGGGGCGAACGGGGTTTCGGCCACCTCCATCGCGGTGGGCAGCGCCGATCTTCGCACCGGCGGTTACACGCCGGCGGCGGCCTTTACGGGATCGGACGGGGCCAGCGCCGGGGCGGACGTGTTCGGGTTCACCATGGATGCGGGCGCGACCGGCACGGTGGCCATCGACGCGGCCGTTCTGAATGCCGGGGATTCGCTGAACCTGACCATCGGGGGCAAGCCGGTCTCCTATACCGTGACCCAGGCCGACAAGGATTCGACCTCGGCCGCCGATGTCATCGCCAATGGCGTGAAGAAGGCGATCGAGGCGGCGGGGCTGAACGTCTCTGTGGATTACGACAGCGCCAATGCGGGCGAACTGGTTCTGACCAATGACGGCGCGGGGGATATTGCCGTGTCGGGTCAGTTCCGCAACGCCGGCAGCGGCGGTCTGAGCGCGATGACGGGGATCGACGTGTCCACCGACGCGGCCGGAGCACTGGCCGCGATCGAAGGGCTGATCACCACGGCAACCGACGCGGCCGCGTCCTTTGGTTCGGCCGAAAAGCGGTTGTCGATGCAGGGGGATTTCGTGTCGAAACTGACCGATGCCATGAAGACCGGTATCGGATCCATGGTCGATGCGAACATGGAGGAGGCTTCGGCCCGCCTTCAGGCCCTGCAGGTGCAGCAGCAGCTGGGTGTGCAATCGCTGTCGATTGCCAACCAGTCGCCGCAAAGCATCCTGTCGCTGTTCCGTTAA